The stretch of DNA GTCCTGAAAACACTGCTAATATTGGCTATCACAACGTTAAGCGTTATTCAGCTGAATAAATTGAACGGCGATAAAGTTCACGAACACACAGATTACTAAACTAATCTCGGGTTGAAATTATGTTGACTTGGAGGCACTGTTGTTCACCGTATTTAATCCCTTGAAGCAATATCATCCCTGAGATAACATTTTGCCCTGGATATTAGAATATCAGAAtgaaagatgagaggaggatTTTCCTAAATATGGCATGCCATCCAttcagcatttatttatttatttgtgtgtttgttttattatttatttgctgTATTGTGTTGCTGAGATGAAGTAAGAAGTTATACAGACATTCTTTTTATTCTTATCCATCGGCTCGCCAGGGTCCTTGACCCATGAACGACAAAACGTGTATATAATAAATCCCCTTTGAGCATAATCTAAATGGGAAAAGGTGTTTAAAATGAAGAGTTTGCAGTCACCGACATTCAACTGTGTGATCCGACTATGCGATGAACAAGACAGACAACAAACATTTCCGCCCTGGATGTTCCAAGACTTTGGGAAGGGTGATGACGAGGAGGCATAGGGAGGGGATCAAAGGCGACAGGTTATTCGTCAGTCTGTCAATTCCCGGGGAATACATCAAGATCAGCAGAATGGTTCAGACACCTTTAGCCTCAGTGACAATGATGGTAACACCTTGCTAGAATGGCCGAGTGGGGTGGAGAAAACGCGCGTGAATAAAACAGGAGGGCGGCCTCAAGCGTCACAACATTTCAGCAGTGGTCTCTCACAGCAAAGAACGTGTTTTCCAATTTGCACATATTCAGTGAGGAACTCGTGGACGTCGCCAGCTCAATTACTCAGTATTTGATCTGTAGTAATGGCGTTGTTTGTTGACCGAACGTGTACATACATTCAAAAACGCACAGAAGACATGGTGTTTGATTTTAATCAGGAGTGTCTGCAATTCTCAGGTATGGCTTGTAGTACTTTCATgttgaaaaaaatcaaattagTTTAGCACTCATTCTTCTTTTGCTTGAAAAGTTATGTTAAAGTCGACTGCATTCAGGCATCACCTTTTACTAATAAGGAAAATTGTTTAAATAACGTGATTTTACAGATGGAGTCAGGGAACAAGTGATGTCCTCTCCTGTTCCCGAAAAAGGACCTCCCGAAGCCCAAAGGAAACGCAAACGAACTATATTCAGCCGTGCGCAATTATTCGAATTGGAGCGCGCATTTGTGGCGACACCTTACCCAGATATCACTTTGCGCGAGAGACTGGCTGCTATAACTCTACTTCCAGAGAGCAAAATTCAGGTTTGAAAAAATCTTTGTGTAATATAATATTGCCATTAGGTAAATATATCTATTAATGCTGTCATTTGAGGAAATccgtaaaaaaaatattaaaacgGCGCAGTTTCTAGATGTTAACCAAGaagtgagacagaaaaaaggacTTCCACTGGAGAGGAGTAAGCTTTCAGTGAATAACAGACCACACATTCCTTCTCTCCACAGGTCTGGTTTCAAAACAGACGTGCTCGAAGCATTAAGAGTGGAAGGCTGAGTAAGTCTGTTAGAAATGGTCCAGGCAGAGACTCCAGACTTTCCTTCCCACCATCAAGTGAGCATCCCCATCTCAACTCCACTGTTACACCTTCTGAAACACCAGGAATGTGGAGCAGGCAAGGTCAGCACTGTGCCTCACTCAGAGACCAGGAGGTCAGACCAGGCTGGTCGAAACAGAACATGGGTCCCTGGTCCCAGATTCCTGCCCAGCCTACCCCACCTCTACCACCCATCTCCCCTGATCTGCCTGAAGCCTTGCCTTGGATACCAAGTCAACCACTGCAGCCAGGGACCCTGTCTGAGAAACAGGATCACTTATTTCTGAAAAATTGGAGCGATTTCAACCAGGCCTTTACCTCATCACGAACATTTCGATCACCTGCAACAAAGTGTGCTTACCTGGACAGGCATGTTACCATGTCTGTGGACCAGGTGGTCCCTATGCAGACACAGCAAGTTTACTGGGAGAGCCAAGGCAAAATGCAGCACCAGACCCCAGCACACCCACAGACATCCCTGGGGGATATCTCTGATATAATCTACAGTGCTGCAGTGGTGACAAACCTGGTGGATTTCTAAGTGGTTGTTAAGGACTTATGAGAACTCAACATGATAATGTTCCGTGAGACTGAACAGACTGTAAACTCTGTGATTTCATGGTGcattttgtatatgtgtattgtgtatgtgcctctgtctctcacaaaaTGTACTTTTTAGACTTTTTCCACACTCCTTTGTTATTGTAATTGCACTGTGTCCTCTCTATTTACTTTCCCACCTTTTTATGAGGATGGGAAGGGGTATTTATTCAGATTAATTGTAAGTGAATACATTATTGGACATTAACTACATCTAGTTATCATGTTCAGGTGATAAATAAATCTCAAATCGTGTAATTCATGGCTCATTTTCTTACAATCTacattatatactgtacatatgctGTTTACATACTTTGTATACTCTATTGACAATGACCATTGTTTGGATTTAATTGAGAGCTTCTGAGAACCTCAGGTTTCATGTCATATATTGGTTAAGATCCTTTTAAAAACATAACAAAGTAGAATCAGTAAAAGCGGGGGGCGGAGGGGAATGGTGCACATAATTGTTTTCTAAATATCTAAATATTTTctacatgtaatgtggatggaTATCCTACATAATTAATGAcgaaaagataaaaaataaatcgtAAATCACAGCCCCAATTCTATCATTTTAAAGAGATCTTACATTCCATCTGGAATTATTGTGTATCAAAATGTTGAATTCGACTTGGATTATTATTGTGAAGATATAATTGTAGATATTGTAGTTCCTCTGACCCACTGGACACTGATCCCTGTATCATAATCTCTAAAGCCAAATCAtcttcaaataaataataaaaaatccCTAATCTGGGTGTTAAATCCAAAGTCTGTGAGATATATTTTGTGCATGATTTGGCCTGTGTGTTTTCTACATACATCTGTGAAAACTGAATGCATCTGTATTGACTTATTTTCATTACCCCTTTCAAACTGAGAACCAACCAGGGTTAGAcccatgttgattttgtgtttgaaGGGGACAACCCATGTGGTCTGATTTGGCTTTTTGACCCACCTCAAGAGGTGGGTCGGAAAAGGGTGGATTTCAATGTGAATTGCACAACTCAAGTTGCTAACAACCCCCTGACCATTTGCATCTCTCGTGGCTGGTGACCCTGGTCCTATCTGAATTTTCATGGCCGGGGATTAACCCGTGTTGACTGATTTGGTTTTAATTGAGAAAAGAAGGGTTGAACATTGGTCAAATAATCCCTGGTCAGTGGTCTGAAAGAGGTAAAGGCTATGTGAGATATGGGGCTCTCTGACTAATCAATCATCTTTCTAACGTTTATATCTTCATTCATTTTTAGTCTGTTCATTTAGTTATCCCTGCCCTGGGaggaaaactgaaaatgaacaaCAATATAAGAATAAAAGAAATATGTTACAAAGCAtataccacaaacacactgctattctGACAAGAAGAGTGTTTTCCCAGTGGTTTCATGGCATTGTTGGTCTATGTAAACCAAAGAATTATAAGGTCAACTAATCTCTTCATTTTCAGGTCAATGATCTAATATTACAACAGTTTAAACTGTAGTCCTAGTTTATATGACCCAGCTCCACTTGTGTTAATGTAGGCTACTTCCATTCATGTTTCATATCAATCAGTTGTCAATAATTTGACCTTACACAAAGTGTTCTGTTATCAAACAGAAAATCAGTATTAAAGCAAACACATGTGTTTTGCAAGAAGGactattttttatatatatcaaactatataaaaggtttttatgtCCTTTGGATAAGTCCATTGGGAgaatctttttttgtctttatgtCATACCTgtacctgtctctcttttttttttcattagtcTACATACACTTCTCTATACGGACCCTCTGTCTTCTGATTTTAGGGAGTTTTTCTTACAATATACCCTACCATGCGTCTCTTAACACAAAAAGCTGTTAACTGACCTCAGACCTCAGTCAGATATTGACCTCAGAGATTTAATTTCCGAGCGCGGCCGTTCGACTTGGGCAAAGCGTTGAATTCGCGAACGCGCAACGGAAGAAGCTAATCCAAACATGGCAGCCTGTGTCCTACGACGAGGGCTGCTATCTACGtttagtaaaataaataaaaaacactcgTATCGAGTATTATACGTCGACTTCAACAGTAAACACGACCTGCAAAGACGTAGGTTATTGTGCTCAACATGCAACGTTTTCGACATACAGCAAAAACGGTTCATGTCATCACGGTGAGCAGTTGGTTTAACATGTCAGCTTACGTCTGCTATGCTAGCGAGGTACCCATCTTGCTTGCAACGCATAGTTGGCTTTGTGTTCTGCAAGCTAACATCAGTTAGCAGGGGACTAAGTGTTGATTGTTAGCTCAATATTTGATATCATTAGCAGAACTTGTGCTGTATGCGAGCCTGCCttatgtaaagtgtgtgtttccgATTGACTTATGCGATGATGAATGTAATGTCATTCTTTGGTTTCTCAGCAACTGCGTTAAATGTCAACTGCTTGGTGTTAGTTGTTAGTTTAGTGTGGCTAACACTAGCTTTCCAGATAGCTGTAGCCAGTAGCTGATTGTTTTGTAACGATGATTGCGCCATGAGTTGCATGGGTCAGGATAGGAGAGGTTAGATTTAtatcttctgtgtgttgttAATGTTACCCCACacaaatgtgaaatgtatttttattcCAGACAGTCACGTCTGTATCAGTGAGAAGTAACTATCGAGCTAACGTTGACGTTACATCACCGACGCTAGGCTGGCTTGTCGCTTAAATGTTTTGACCGGGTAAAACACAGCGGACAGTAATGGATAGTTAACTATCTTGTGTAGTTTTCCAGAAAGCttgtccccccccctctactTCCCATAGCTTTGAAGTGACATGTTACATGTGACATGTACTTTGGTTCATTGTTACAACACTATTTCAACCGGTTATAACCAAAAACCAGGCCCAAGTCGTTATGTCATGGCAGTTGTGGGTAAAGTTGGATCAAGTCAACGCCCCCCTATTTGAGCATTTGCGGCACATGGCTTGGGCATAACTCGCAAGGTTTGACAAGACACACAGTCCCTCTCAGTCAACTCAAAACTCGTACATTTACATAACCTGTGTTCGGGGAGGTGCGAGGTAGTCATGTATGCCTGTCGAAATACTTTAACGCCAGTCTACCGTAGGAATGTCTTTACAGTTGCAATATGAATCTCCTGATCATGTGTGAAGTCTCCAGAGTGCATGCCTCTTAGCATTTATGATAGTTGTGTTTTGATCACGTTTCAACAATGTTTGCTTGTTGTTTTTGATTGACAACCAACAAACGGGGCTGCCTCTATTGTAAACACGTTTAATCCTTATCCTCCCCCCCACAACCATCAATCTCCCGTAGGAACTGGTAATAAATAAGGAACAAGATGATCCATCTTTTGCTATGCTCTTGAATATTCTTGGAAAACAACATTAGATTACACAATCTGGTTGTAGCATAGGTTAAGTCAGATGACCTAGAGATAATGAATGTAATATGTTATAATCCAGCTTTCTATTAATATGACCTCTCCCTGGATCATGCCAGAGCAAGGATTGGTGTTGAGTTGTCAAGGGAGCTACATGATCCACAAATGTTTCTCTAACAtctttgttttgcttgtgtcTCTCTTGGTTCTTCTtgattgttgtttgtgtggtatgtttgtgtgtcttgtcGTCTGTGCTCTGCTGAATGTGTTGGTCAATAACAGGCCCGAAGGAAAGGTGCTGGAGACGGTGGGAGTATTTGAGGCACCAAAGCAACACGGAAAATACGAAACTGGACAGGTGAGATTGTCATCACAAGCAAGCTTTCTGATTTTGCTTTCTAATATTTGAATCACTGAGTAGTTTGATGTGGTTGTAGATAGAATCGTTGCAGTGTTTTTGCTTATTTCATTCTCTATTGTTGtcagctaaaaaaaaagagcctttctttgtgtgtgtgtgtgtctgtgtttaaatgagagaaagatgcatctttgtgtgtctgtgcacatgaaAATGATATAAATGTTCTGCCTTTCAGCTGTTTCTGCACAGCGTGTTTGGCTACAGGGGGATAGTGCTCTTTCCCTGGCATGCCCGCCTGTATGACCGCGATGTCTCACCACAGGCCGCTGAAAGGTGACAACTGTCCTGCTCCCTCGGAAAGACTACCTTTTACCCACATCCTATGTACAACATGGGactatatgcacacagacatgtatcTATACCTTtattatatatctatttattacacatatataaataaaaggAATTGTATAGCATGTTTAAGGGAATGTTGCGGTCTTTACAGTAGCAGTTCAATCCGGTTTTGTtgtctctgttttctctagTAAGTCTGAGCCCCCTGGAGCTCATGGGGCTAAAGAAGTGAAGGGGAAAACCCACACATACTACCAAGTGTTGATAGACACTAGAGACTGTCCTCATATAGTAAGTTATCCTACCCTGTTCCACAGGCATGCAGGCAAACATATACAtatgagcatacacacaaacatctccaTCTTTACAGGTTTGCTAATCTTGTCACATCGTGTGTTCAATTTGCAGTCTCAGAGATCACAGACGGAGGCAGTTACGTTTCTTGCCAATCATGATGATAGCCGGGCACTTTATGCTATTCCAGGTACGTCGCTTTCTAAAGGTGtattttgatttattctttatgACTGTACTATTTactatgtgggtgtgtgactgtatggtAAACTGTGTAAAATGcaatttatttgatttaatatCATTTGTTTTGGAATAAATGTAATTAGTTGTTTCAACAATATGAAttcttaaatgtaatatttttgctGTGAACTGACTAACATCTTAACAGTATTTTGTAGCGTTTTGAAAATCCTTTTTTTACTGTTATGATCTGCCAAcattcttttgttttctgtgtgtcctTTTGTCACAGGTCTAGATTATGTCAGTCATGAAGATATTCTTCCTTATAACTCAACCGATCAGGTCCCCATTCAACATGAGCTGTTTGAGCGATTCCTCATGTTCAACTCCTCTAAAGGTAGGCAAGATATGACTGAAATCAGCGAAAACAAAGGTGaattttatatttgtgtattttaCCTAAAATGTTTCACATTTCACTTTTTGTATTCGGAGAGCATAAATATAAGTACTGCTGAACAGTGGTGTTTTTTGTATGCTGCCAGTGGAGCAAGTATGTCATATTACTAACTGCGTGGCATTAAACAAACAGTGTGCAGTTTGTAATTGGTATTCTTTGTGTCCTGTCTGGCAGTGCCCCCCTTCGTTCCCAGAGACACGTTGAAGGCGTGGCAGGAGAAGAACCACCCCTGGCTGGAGCTGTCTGACGTGCACCGCGAGACCACGGAGAACATCCGTGTCACCGTCATCCCTTTCTACATGGGCATGAGGGTAGGTCAGCTCGTCTGCCAGGCACGAGCAGATAACCGCACACTATGTCACTATGTGTTGACGTGTTTTCAAAGTCACGTAATGATGATTGTGAATAGAGACTAAATTGATCATCATGTTTGGTTATGTTGTCAGGTGCAGTGAGAAGCAATCCGAATTATTTACTGTTCATCAGAAAATACTCTTTTTACAAAACAACATTATGCCGAAAcataaatacaatataatattGTACTTTAAACAACattaggaaaaagagaaagaaaattatcAAATGtaagcttttttttcccccctgtccACAAGCCATTGTGTTTATCCAGTGGTTTGATATCGTATTCCACTTGACATTCCACTTCACATATCGGTCAGAATACTGTAATCCTCCCATTCAGATTAGTATTTATGAGGAAGCAATGAAGAATGACGTAGTTGATATTGGCTTATTCATTTTGTCTGATATCTTTAGTGTGCTATGTTTAGCCATGTGTCTGCAGTTtagatatgaaaa from Clupea harengus chromosome 8, Ch_v2.0.2, whole genome shotgun sequence encodes:
- the LOC105906690 gene encoding polymerase delta-interacting protein 2-like isoform X2 — encoded protein: MAACVLRRGLLSTFSKINKKHSYRVLYVDFNSKHDLQRRRLLCSTCNVFDIQQKRFMSSRPEGKVLETVGVFEAPKQHGKYETGQLFLHSVFGYRGIVLFPWHARLYDRDVSPQAAESKSEPPGAHGAKEVKGKTHTYYQVLIDTRDCPHISQRSQTEAVTFLANHDDSRALYAIPGLDYVSHEDILPYNSTDQVPIQHELFERFLMFNSSKVPPFVPRDTLKAWQEKNHPWLELSDVHRETTENIRVTVIPFYMGMREAQTSHVYWWRYCIRLENLGSEVVQLRERHWRIFSLSGTLETVRGRGVVGREPVLSKEQPAFQYSSHVSLQAPSGHMWGTFSFQRANGEMFDVAIPSFSLDSHGHGDNPYAFLF
- the sebox gene encoding homeobox protein SEBOX, translated to MSSPVPEKGPPEAQRKRKRTIFSRAQLFELERAFVATPYPDITLRERLAAITLLPESKIQTTHSFSPQVWFQNRRARSIKSGRLSKSVRNGPGRDSRLSFPPSSEHPHLNSTVTPSETPGMWSRQGQHCASLRDQEVRPGWSKQNMGPWSQIPAQPTPPLPPISPDLPEALPWIPSQPLQPGTLSEKQDHLFLKNWSDFNQAFTSSRTFRSPATKCAYLDRHVTMSVDQVVPMQTQQVYWESQGKMQHQTPAHPQTSLGDISDIIYSAAVVTNLVDF
- the LOC105906690 gene encoding polymerase delta-interacting protein 2-like isoform X1, giving the protein MAACVLRRGLLSTFSKINKKHSYRVLYVDFNSKHDLQRRRLLCSTCNVFDIQQKRFMSSRPEGKVLETVGVFEAPKQHGKYETGQLFLHSVFGYRGIVLFPWHARLYDRDVSPQAAESKSEPPGAHGAKEVKGKTHTYYQVLIDTRDCPHISQRSQTEAVTFLANHDDSRALYAIPGLDYVSHEDILPYNSTDQVPIQHELFERFLMFNSSKVPPFVPRDTLKAWQEKNHPWLELSDVHRETTENIRVTVIPFYMGMREAQTSHVYWWRYCIRLENLGSEVVQLRERHWRIFSLSGTLETVRGRGVVGREPVLSKEQPAFQYSSHVSLQAPSGHMWGSYRLERPNGTFFDVRIPPFSLESKKDDTPNGFLPGPFTSLA